Genomic segment of Chloracidobacterium sp. N:
TTCAGGTGAAAGCGCCCATGCTCACCAAACAGGACCACGACTGGTTGCAGGGAGGGCTGTCGCTGGCGGCGGCGACCGGCTGGACGCCCGAAGAAGTCCGTCTTGTCACCGACCTGGGCTACAGTCTGGCCGAGCAGGGCCGCCATGCGGAAGCCATTACGGTGTTTGAGGGGCTGGCGGCGCTCGTGCCGGCGACGCTGTACTTCCAGTCGGCGCTGGGTGCGCTCAAACTGCGTATCCGCGACTATGCCGGGGCGCTTCCCCATCTGAACCGC
This window contains:
- a CDS encoding tetratricopeptide repeat protein, translated to MLTKQDHDWLQGGLSLAAATGWTPEEVRLVTDLGYSLAEQGRHAEAITVFEGLAALVPATLYFQSALGALKLRIRDYAGALPHLNRVLAATPDDAVALVNRGETLLHLGDIAGARTDLQRAVALVREPTPPPYIQRARALLTFIEQGGRPPVRTALPPRDIRQLGDGFQL